Proteins from one Desmodus rotundus isolate HL8 chromosome 9, HLdesRot8A.1, whole genome shotgun sequence genomic window:
- the LOC112312226 gene encoding L-threonine 3-dehydrogenase, mitochondrial, which yields MPVIRTLQRVVGQMLQGPACGCATAARPRQLLGTSPWQIPADANFHSASFSEADQPRVLITGGLGQLGVGLANLLRKRFGKDNVILSDIRKPSDHVFHSGPFVYSDILDYKSLREIVVNHRITWLFHYSALLSAAGEANVSLARAVNITGLHNILDVAAEHNLRLFVPSTIGAFGPTSPRNPTPDLCTQRPRTIYGVSKVHAELMGEYYYYRYGLDFRCLRYPGIISADSQCGGGTTDYAVQIFHDAVKNGKFECNLKPSTRLPMMYIDDCLRATLEVMEAPAKALSMRTYNVNAMSFSPEEVAQEVLKHIPGFQITYNVDSVRQEIADSWPLNFDDSNARKDWGWKHDFDLPELVTTMLSFLGSDSRVARAN from the exons ATGCCGGTCATTAGGACACTGCAGCGGGTCGTGGGTCAGATGCTACAGGGCCCTGCCTGCGGCTGTGCGACAGCTGCCCGGCCCCGCCAGCTCCTTGGCACCTCCCCTTGGCAAATTCCAGCAGATGCCAACTTccactctgcctctttctccGAGGCTGACCAGCCACGTGTCTTAATTACAG GGGGTCTTGGCCAGCTTGGAGTGGGGCTTGCTAACCTTTTAAG GAAACGATTTGGGAAGGACAACGTGATTCTGTCTGACATAAGGAAACCCTCTGATCATGTGTTCCACAGCG GCCCGTTTGTATACTCCGACATTCTGGATTACAAGAGTCTTCGGGAGATTGTGGTAAACCACCGCATCACCTGGTTGTTTCATTATAGCGCTTTGCTCAGTGCCGCCGGAGAAGCAAACGTGTCCTTGGCAAGAGCCGTAAATATCACTG GATTGCATAATATTCTGGACGTCGCTGCAGAACACAACCTGCGATTGTTTGTGCCCAGCACAATTGGAGCTTTCGGACCCACTTCTCCCCGGAACCCAACCCCCGATCTCTGCACTCAGAGACCCAGGACCATCTACGGGGTGTCCAAGGTCCATGCCGAGCTCATGGGAGAA TATTATTATTACCGGTACGGGTTAGATTTCCGATGCCTGAGATATCCTGGCATCATTTCAGCGGACTCCCAGTGTGGAGGAGGAACGACTG ACTACGCGGTCCAGATTTTCCATGATGCTGTAAAGAATGGCAAATTCGAGTGCAACCTGAAACCCAGCACGAGGCTCCCAATGATGTACATTGATGACTGCCTCAGGGCCACCCTGGAAGTCATGGAGGCCCCGGCCAAGGCCCTGTCCATGAGGACCTACAATGTCAACGCCATGAGCTTCTCCCCCGAGGAAGTGGCCCAGGAAGTTCTCAAGCACATACCAGGGTTCCAGATCACGTACAACGTGGACTCTGTCCGACAGGAGATAG CGGATAGCTGGCCACTGAACTTTGATGACAGCAATGCTCGGAAGGACTGGGGATGGAAACACGATTTTGACCTTCCAGAGCTGGTGACGACAATGTTGAGCTTCCTTGGTTCCGATAGTAGAGTTGCCCGAGCTAACTGA